From a region of the Helianthus annuus cultivar XRQ/B chromosome 5, HanXRQr2.0-SUNRISE, whole genome shotgun sequence genome:
- the LOC110941523 gene encoding lipase member N isoform X2, which produces MENGVSSFNQFVHELSVDFDSLSSSGEHSAEDDVDDYDDAYICPATPLTPNLIFSRATSFAKRERNRRHWLMSIIMFLLIPARIMFGIPFYFCKRIFNKGVRAHTTKHKRVSSANAAKKGIDHVVQRATDRRRGIIEDLHLGIEIVIETIFDVIHHATRCLLSPLESLRMLLRWSSSSSGTRKIDNDDSDAIVPTATLADSDPTPTQKKTNLSNTLNTDSRKCRDVITELGYPYEAINVVTSDGYVLVLERIPRRDSKKAVYLQHGVFDSSMCWVSNGIVGSPAFAAYDHGYDVFLGNFRGLVSREHVNKKLTSRQYWRYSINEHGTQDLPALVEKIHEVKTKELKSSSQLDTSEQPNSDQPYKLCAICHSLGGAAILMYIITRRVENKPHRLSRSIMLSPAGFHHDSPFFFTVIEYVCLWLAPILNPIFPGLYIPTRFFRMIVHKLARDLQNYPAVGGLVQTIMSYLVGGDSSNWVGVMGLPHYNMNDMPGVSFGVARHLAQIKRAKRFVMFDYGSREANMKVYGSPEPMDLGARYNLIDVPIDLVAGMKDKVILPSMIIHHYRLMKDGGVNASYKQFEYAHLDFTFSHREELLEYVMSRLLLVESKHKTLKLKRKEEIMSI; this is translated from the exons ATGGAGAA TGGGGTGTCGTCATTTAACCAATTCGTTCATGAACTATCGGTGGATTTTGATTCATTATCATCAAGTGGAGAGCATTCAGCCGAAGATGATGTAGACGATTATGATGATGCTTACATATGTCCTGCAACTCCCTTAACACCAAACTTAATATTTTCGAGAGCAACGAGCTTTGCGAAGCGCGAAAGGAATCGACGACATTGGTTGATGTCCATCATCATGTTTCTTTTGATTCCTGCAAGAATCATGTTTGGGATACCCTTTTATTTCTGTAAAAGAATCTTCAATAAAGGTGTTAGGGCGCATACTACGAAACATAAACGTGTGTCGTCTGCAAATGCTGCCAAGAAAGGAATTGATCATGTTGTTCAACGGGCTACGGATAGAAGACGTGGGATTATAGAG GATCTTCATCTAGGAATAGAGATAGTTATAGAAACCATATTTGATGTTATTCATCATGCAACTCGTTGTCTTCTTTCGCCGTTGGAGTCTTTAAGGATGTTATTAAGGTGGTCGTCTTCTTCAAGTGGTACTCGCAAGATTGATAATGATGATTCAGATGCCATCGTTCCCACCGCCACTCTTGCTGATTCTGATCCTACACCAACCCAAAAGAAAACCAATTTAAGCAATACCCTAAATACAGATTCTCGAAAATGCCGGGATGTCATTACCGAGCTCGGGTACCCTTATGAAGCGATTAACGTTGTAACATCAGATGGATATGTTCTCGTTCTCGAAAGAATTCCAAG ACGCGATTCGAAAAAGGCTGTGTATCTCCAACATGGTGTTTTTGATTCATCTATGTG TTGGGTATCTAATGGCATTGTTGGCTCTCCCGCTTTTGCAGCTTATGATCATG GATACGATGTTTTCCTTGGCAACTTTCGTGGTCTGGTTTCTAGAGAACACGTCAACAAGAAACTGACTTCACGACA GTATTGGCGTTACTCGATCAACGAACATGGAACCCAAGATCTACCAGCGTTAGTCGAGAAGATCCACGAAGTGAAAACTAAAGAACTAAAATCATCTTCCCAACTTGACACAAGCGAACAACCAAACAGTGATCAACCTTACAAACTCTGCGCGATTTGCCATAGTTTAGGAGGAGCCGCAATACTAATGTACATCATAACCCGACGGGTCGAAAACAAGCCTCACCGCTTATCAAGATCAATAATGTTATCCCCAGCCGGATTCCATCACGACTCCCCTTTCTTCTTCACTGTAATCGAATACGTATGTCTCTGGCTAGCTCCCATTTTAAACCCGATCTTCCCCGGATTATACATCCCCACGAGGTTTTTTCGCATGATAGTTCACAAACTAGCTCGCGATCTCCAAAACTACCCTGCGGTCGGGGGGCTAGTCCAAACAATAATGAGCTACTTGGTCGGGGGCGACAGTTCAAACTGGGTGGGAGTGATGGGCTTACCGCATTACAACATGAACGATATGCCCGGGGTTTCTTTTGGGGTGGCGCGCCATTTGGCGCAGATTAAACGCGCGAAGAGGTTCGTGATGTTTGATTATGGGAGCCGTGAAGCTAACATGAAAGTTTATGGTTCACCCGAGCCGATGGATTTGGGGGCGCGGTATAACTTGATAGATGTACCGATTGATCTTGTGGCGGGTATGAAAGATAAGGTGATACTTCCATCTATGATTATACATCATTATAGGTTGATGAAAGATGGAGGTGTGAATGCATCTTATAAACAGTTTGAGTATGCACATTTGGATTTTACATTTTCTCATCGTGAAGAGCTTTTGGAATATGTTATGTCACGTTTGCTGCTTGTGGAATCGAAGCATAAGACGTTGAAGTTGAAGAGGAAAGAAGAAATCATGTCTATATAG
- the LOC110941523 gene encoding uncharacterized protein LOC110941523 isoform X1, whose translation MSAIGIFRSVKTITYETLSNILRLINGLSAVLLSILPGKANILEGIQGWELRPKVRGPRLPRWMENGVSSFNQFVHELSVDFDSLSSSGEHSAEDDVDDYDDAYICPATPLTPNLIFSRATSFAKRERNRRHWLMSIIMFLLIPARIMFGIPFYFCKRIFNKGVRAHTTKHKRVSSANAAKKGIDHVVQRATDRRRGIIEDLHLGIEIVIETIFDVIHHATRCLLSPLESLRMLLRWSSSSSGTRKIDNDDSDAIVPTATLADSDPTPTQKKTNLSNTLNTDSRKCRDVITELGYPYEAINVVTSDGYVLVLERIPRRDSKKAVYLQHGVFDSSMCWVSNGIVGSPAFAAYDHGYDVFLGNFRGLVSREHVNKKLTSRQYWRYSINEHGTQDLPALVEKIHEVKTKELKSSSQLDTSEQPNSDQPYKLCAICHSLGGAAILMYIITRRVENKPHRLSRSIMLSPAGFHHDSPFFFTVIEYVCLWLAPILNPIFPGLYIPTRFFRMIVHKLARDLQNYPAVGGLVQTIMSYLVGGDSSNWVGVMGLPHYNMNDMPGVSFGVARHLAQIKRAKRFVMFDYGSREANMKVYGSPEPMDLGARYNLIDVPIDLVAGMKDKVILPSMIIHHYRLMKDGGVNASYKQFEYAHLDFTFSHREELLEYVMSRLLLVESKHKTLKLKRKEEIMSI comes from the exons ATGTCAGCCATTGGAATTTTCAG GTCGGTGAAGACGATCACGTATGAAACATTAAGCAACATACTGAGGCTGATAAATGGATTATCCGCAGTATTATTATCTATATTGCCTGGCAAAGCTAACATCCTTGAAGGCATTCAAGGCTGGGAGCTTAGACCGAAAGTTCGTGGACCACGGCTTCCCAGATGGATGGAGAA TGGGGTGTCGTCATTTAACCAATTCGTTCATGAACTATCGGTGGATTTTGATTCATTATCATCAAGTGGAGAGCATTCAGCCGAAGATGATGTAGACGATTATGATGATGCTTACATATGTCCTGCAACTCCCTTAACACCAAACTTAATATTTTCGAGAGCAACGAGCTTTGCGAAGCGCGAAAGGAATCGACGACATTGGTTGATGTCCATCATCATGTTTCTTTTGATTCCTGCAAGAATCATGTTTGGGATACCCTTTTATTTCTGTAAAAGAATCTTCAATAAAGGTGTTAGGGCGCATACTACGAAACATAAACGTGTGTCGTCTGCAAATGCTGCCAAGAAAGGAATTGATCATGTTGTTCAACGGGCTACGGATAGAAGACGTGGGATTATAGAG GATCTTCATCTAGGAATAGAGATAGTTATAGAAACCATATTTGATGTTATTCATCATGCAACTCGTTGTCTTCTTTCGCCGTTGGAGTCTTTAAGGATGTTATTAAGGTGGTCGTCTTCTTCAAGTGGTACTCGCAAGATTGATAATGATGATTCAGATGCCATCGTTCCCACCGCCACTCTTGCTGATTCTGATCCTACACCAACCCAAAAGAAAACCAATTTAAGCAATACCCTAAATACAGATTCTCGAAAATGCCGGGATGTCATTACCGAGCTCGGGTACCCTTATGAAGCGATTAACGTTGTAACATCAGATGGATATGTTCTCGTTCTCGAAAGAATTCCAAG ACGCGATTCGAAAAAGGCTGTGTATCTCCAACATGGTGTTTTTGATTCATCTATGTG TTGGGTATCTAATGGCATTGTTGGCTCTCCCGCTTTTGCAGCTTATGATCATG GATACGATGTTTTCCTTGGCAACTTTCGTGGTCTGGTTTCTAGAGAACACGTCAACAAGAAACTGACTTCACGACA GTATTGGCGTTACTCGATCAACGAACATGGAACCCAAGATCTACCAGCGTTAGTCGAGAAGATCCACGAAGTGAAAACTAAAGAACTAAAATCATCTTCCCAACTTGACACAAGCGAACAACCAAACAGTGATCAACCTTACAAACTCTGCGCGATTTGCCATAGTTTAGGAGGAGCCGCAATACTAATGTACATCATAACCCGACGGGTCGAAAACAAGCCTCACCGCTTATCAAGATCAATAATGTTATCCCCAGCCGGATTCCATCACGACTCCCCTTTCTTCTTCACTGTAATCGAATACGTATGTCTCTGGCTAGCTCCCATTTTAAACCCGATCTTCCCCGGATTATACATCCCCACGAGGTTTTTTCGCATGATAGTTCACAAACTAGCTCGCGATCTCCAAAACTACCCTGCGGTCGGGGGGCTAGTCCAAACAATAATGAGCTACTTGGTCGGGGGCGACAGTTCAAACTGGGTGGGAGTGATGGGCTTACCGCATTACAACATGAACGATATGCCCGGGGTTTCTTTTGGGGTGGCGCGCCATTTGGCGCAGATTAAACGCGCGAAGAGGTTCGTGATGTTTGATTATGGGAGCCGTGAAGCTAACATGAAAGTTTATGGTTCACCCGAGCCGATGGATTTGGGGGCGCGGTATAACTTGATAGATGTACCGATTGATCTTGTGGCGGGTATGAAAGATAAGGTGATACTTCCATCTATGATTATACATCATTATAGGTTGATGAAAGATGGAGGTGTGAATGCATCTTATAAACAGTTTGAGTATGCACATTTGGATTTTACATTTTCTCATCGTGAAGAGCTTTTGGAATATGTTATGTCACGTTTGCTGCTTGTGGAATCGAAGCATAAGACGTTGAAGTTGAAGAGGAAAGAAGAAATCATGTCTATATAG
- the LOC110941522 gene encoding 60S ribosomal protein L7a-2 — MAPKKGVKTVATKKKTEKVVNPLFEKRPKQFGIGGALPPKKDVHRFVRWPQVVRIQRKRRILKQRLKVPPALNQFTKTLDKNLATTLFKMLLKYRPEDKAAKKERLLKRAQAESDGKTVEAKKPIVVKYGLNHVTYLIEQNKAQLVIIAHDVDPIELVVWLPALCRKMEIPYCIVKGKSRLGAIVHQKTAAALCLTTVKNEDKMEFSRILEAVKANFNDKYEEYRKKWGGGIMGSKSQAKTKAKERVLAKEAAQRMN, encoded by the exons GAGAAGGTGGTGAATCCGTTGTTTGAGAAACGTCCAAAGCAGTTTGGAATCGGTGGAGCTTTGCCTCCTAAAAAGGATGTGCACAGATTTGTAAGATGGCCACAAGTTGTTCGAATTCAGAGGAAGAGGAGGATCCTCAAGCAGCGTTTGAAGGTTCCACCAGCTTTGAACCAGTTTACCAAGACCCTTGACAAAAATCTTG CAACTACATTGTTCAAGATGCTACTCAAGTACAGGCCAGAGGATAAAGCTGCAAAGAAAGAACGTCTTTTAAAAAGAGCGCAGGCTGAGTCAGATGGGAAAACGGTTGAAGCTAAGAAACCAATTGTTGTCAAGTATGGTCTGAACCATGTCACTTACCTAATTGAGCAG AACAAGGCGCAACTGGTAATAATCGCCCATGATGTTGATCCAATTGAATTGGTTGTCTGGCTTCCGGCACTCTGCAGAAAGATGGAAATCCCCTACTGTATTGTGAAAGGGAAATCACGATTAGGAGCC attGTTCACCAGAAAACCGCTGCAGCACTGTGCTTGACTACGGTCAAGAACGAAGATAAAATGGAATTCAGCCGGATTTTGGAGGCTGTCAAG GCAAACTTCAATGACAAGTATGAAGAGTACAGGAAGAAGTGGGGTGGTGGAATAATGGGATCAAAATCACAAGCAAAGACCAAGGCAAAAGAGAGAGTTCTTGCCAAAGAGGCTGCTCAGAGAATGAACTAG